The DNA window CGGTGGCCTTGAGGATCCAGGTGGCGTCGTTCCACGGGGGCTTGGTGACGTTCTCGCCGAGGAGCTCGTCGAGGGTCCGCACGGTCAGCTCGGTCGCGGACGGCCGGGGGAGGGCACGACCCGGCAGCTCGAGGAGGAGGTCGAGATGGTGGATCGTCACCTCGACCGCGAGTGTTCCGAGCAGGTCGGAGACGGTGAGAACGTGGCCCTGGGTGCTGATCCGGTCCGTGCCGGGCGTGCCGTTCGCGAGCTGCAGGACGGCGCTCGCGGTGCCCTGCCAGTGCCGGGCGAGGATGGTCGGGTCGACGTACGCGGCGGAGCTGATCCGGACGAACCTCGCATGAGCCGCGGCGAACGACGCGTTCTCCGGCTGCATCCAGTTCCGCCAGTAGCTGACGTAATCGAGATCCGGCGCGGTCCGCGCCGGCGTCCCGAACGCGACCAGCGCGCGCTGTGCGTCGAGGAGAACGTGGAACAAGACGTCCGCCACCGTCCACCCGGTGCAGCGACTCGCGCGGGCGAAGTCGGCCTCGGTCAACGACGTGACGACCTGCTCCAACCCGCCGTACGCATCCGCCAACGCCGAGCGTGCCACCCGCTGATGCAACGACCCCATGCCGCTCAGTCTCGCCGACGGGCGAATCAGGCGGAGAGCTGGGAGGGCAAGGGCTCGGCGTGCAGGACGGTCAGTGACGTGACCGCTCTCGTCAGGCACACATACAGGCGGCGGAGGCCCGTGGTCTCGTCCGGCTCGGCGGCCACGATCTCGGCAGGCTCCAGGACCAGCACGTGGTCGAACTCCAGACCCTTCGCCAACGACGCCGGCACCACGTCGAGGTGGGCCTCCACGTCGTCCTCGTCCCCCAGCACCGCGTACGACAGAGCCGCGTCGTCGAGCAGCTTGCGCACCGTACGGATCCGCGCGTCCGCGACGATCAGCCCCACCGAGCCCGGCCGCTCGACCACCTCGCGGATGTCCCCGATGATCGACGGCCCGAGCCGGGGCAGCTCACGGATGACCAGGTCACCCCGCGTCCGCCGGACCGACGAGGGCGGCGCGAGCGTCGGAGCGATCGAGGGCAGCAGCCGGGCGGCGAACTCGATCACGTCTGCCGGCACGCGGAACCCGCGCGTCAGCTCCTCCAGGTGCGCGTCCGGCTTCCCCAGGTGCGTCAGCGCCGTCGGCCAGTCCCGCACGGCCCACGGCGTCGTGCCCTGCGCGAGGTCGCCGAGGACGGTCGCCGACCCGGTCGTGCAGCGCCGCCCCACCGCGCGCAGCTGCATCGGCGACAGGTCCTGCGCCTCGTCCAGGACGACGTGCCCGAGGCTCGGCGTCCGGTCGACCACGTCGCCGATCTCGTCGAGCAGCACCGCGTCGGCCACCGACCAACGCGCCGCGCCCGGGGTCTTCGGCGCCTTCGCCCACACCAGCAGCGCCTGCTCCTCCGCGGTCAGAATCCCCTCCGCGTGCGAGGCCAGGAACTCCGGCTCGGAGAAC is part of the Tenggerimyces flavus genome and encodes:
- a CDS encoding maleylpyruvate isomerase N-terminal domain-containing protein; the protein is MGSLHQRVARSALADAYGGLEQVVTSLTEADFARASRCTGWTVADVLFHVLLDAQRALVAFGTPARTAPDLDYVSYWRNWMQPENASFAAAHARFVRISSAAYVDPTILARHWQGTASAVLQLANGTPGTDRISTQGHVLTVSDLLGTLAVEVTIHHLDLLLELPGRALPRPSATELTVRTLDELLGENVTKPPWNDATWILKATGREPLTTTERKVLGAHANRIPLLG